Proteins from a single region of Mucilaginibacter daejeonensis:
- a CDS encoding DUF6625 family protein: MIFKHRTIAFIICYYGPFPWYFKYFIKSCTFNPSVDFFIVTDNIQTHEVTPNVKFINLSLDDVKNLIEQKLGYSVSLSYPYKLCDFKPTYGLVFWDWIKEYDFWGHCDIDIIFGNIRNFITDGHLDQYDLISVRHDFITGYFLLFRNNTNLRTLFKKSKDHKKVHQSSIYFNFDETNYAHNKMIDEDKSFEEVTTEIESMMHVIKKKDNAINAYFDTHILEGTPGKLKWEAGELVFANRYEILLYHLIHFKRSSKEKDNLGKPSDTFKVSSTRIYR; encoded by the coding sequence ATGATCTTCAAACATAGAACAATAGCCTTCATCATATGCTATTACGGACCTTTTCCTTGGTACTTTAAGTACTTTATCAAATCCTGTACCTTCAATCCTTCTGTTGATTTTTTTATTGTCACAGACAACATACAGACACATGAGGTCACGCCTAATGTAAAATTTATAAACCTTAGTCTTGACGATGTTAAAAATTTAATTGAGCAGAAGCTTGGGTATAGTGTTAGTCTGTCTTATCCATATAAGCTGTGTGATTTTAAGCCGACCTACGGACTCGTATTTTGGGACTGGATCAAAGAGTATGATTTTTGGGGGCACTGTGATATCGATATCATTTTCGGTAATATAAGAAACTTTATCACAGATGGTCATCTTGATCAATACGACCTGATCAGCGTGCGGCATGACTTTATCACCGGATATTTTCTTCTTTTTCGAAATAATACAAATTTAAGAACCTTGTTTAAAAAAAGTAAGGACCATAAAAAAGTTCATCAAAGTTCGATTTATTTCAATTTTGATGAGACCAATTATGCTCATAATAAAATGATCGACGAGGACAAGTCTTTTGAAGAAGTGACAACGGAGATCGAGAGTATGATGCATGTGATCAAGAAGAAAGACAACGCTATCAACGCCTATTTTGATACTCATATATTGGAGGGTACGCCAGGTAAGTTAAAATGGGAGGCGGGCGAACTTGTCTTTGCTAACAGGTATGAGATACTTCTATATCATTTGATACACTTTAAAAGATCTTCCAAAGAAAAAGATAACCTTGGTAAGCCTTCCGATACCTTCAAAGTGAGTAGCACCCGTATATATCGTTAA
- a CDS encoding RNA recognition motif domain-containing protein codes for MIKLFVSGFPLGIDEMALAKLIAPHGDIATIKLVRDRQTRICKGYAFVEMASLTDAENAIIALDGVVMQDRELTVKINEDKSESVRPRFNKPSGQYSKTSYNRSNESRDTLTDDTRAKRPRRPRV; via the coding sequence ATGATCAAACTCTTCGTAAGCGGCTTCCCTTTAGGAATAGATGAAATGGCTTTGGCCAAACTGATCGCACCGCATGGTGACATCGCCACCATTAAGCTCGTGCGTGACCGGCAGACCAGGATCTGTAAAGGTTATGCATTTGTGGAGATGGCTAGCCTCACCGATGCTGAGAATGCGATCATCGCACTGGATGGCGTAGTGATGCAGGACAGAGAACTGACCGTTAAGATCAATGAGGATAAGTCTGAATCGGTAAGACCACGCTTCAACAAGCCGTCCGGCCAATATTCAAAGACCTCATATAATAGGTCCAACGAAAGTAGAGATACACTCACAGATGACACTCGAGCAAAACGCCCGCGCAGGCCGAGGGTGTAA
- a CDS encoding HlyD family efflux transporter periplasmic adaptor subunit, whose protein sequence is MPIWNNSSDRQDRHSEEVQDIIGAESPWLLRWGIMIYAGVLIMLLVLATRIQFPEVVKTQLKIISADAPKAVVTKLTAKLNTLLVHENQMVMSGQPLGYLESTANHNDVLSLLARLYKLKSSTLSEVDLAVFLGGTRDRNFSVGEIQNAYQTFTQSLIDYESMLHSGIYQKRKAYIQMSLSNISQRRQELTLQKHLAERDLKLAHDEYQMNQKLNDDGAETKAELRAAESRYILKQNPLIQTNATILTLENDYAGKEKEMLELENEARDEKQKFLQALNSLISAAEDWKSKYLLTASQSGKVSFAGIIQQNQVLHASQEVFYINPGNADYFGEMYVPHDNIGKIKVEQTVLIRLKGYPFEEYGQLVGKISTISDVPYKDSIFLSKVQLINSNVSDSHKPISLKQGMLADAQIITEKASVFQRIYRNILRVTQDQ, encoded by the coding sequence ATGCCGATATGGAATAATAGTTCTGATCGACAAGATCGTCATTCAGAAGAAGTACAGGATATCATAGGTGCTGAATCACCATGGTTGTTACGGTGGGGTATAATGATATATGCCGGTGTACTTATAATGCTTCTGGTCTTAGCGACCAGGATTCAATTCCCAGAAGTGGTCAAAACGCAACTTAAGATTATTTCTGCTGATGCACCAAAGGCGGTGGTGACTAAATTAACAGCGAAATTAAATACGCTACTTGTCCACGAAAATCAAATGGTCATGTCAGGTCAACCTTTAGGTTACCTAGAAAGTACGGCCAATCATAACGATGTCTTATCGTTGCTTGCGCGTCTGTACAAATTGAAAAGTTCGACCTTATCTGAGGTGGACTTAGCAGTTTTTCTTGGTGGTACTCGAGATAGGAATTTTTCCGTTGGCGAAATACAAAACGCTTATCAAACTTTTACACAAAGTTTAATAGATTATGAATCTATGCTTCATAGCGGGATCTATCAAAAAAGAAAAGCGTACATTCAAATGAGCTTATCAAACATCAGCCAGCGACGTCAGGAGTTGACGTTGCAGAAACATTTGGCGGAACGTGATCTTAAACTTGCTCACGATGAATATCAGATGAATCAAAAGTTGAATGATGATGGGGCAGAAACGAAGGCGGAGCTAAGAGCGGCCGAAAGCCGTTATATATTAAAACAAAACCCTTTGATCCAAACCAATGCAACGATCCTCACTCTGGAAAATGATTATGCAGGTAAAGAAAAAGAAATGCTCGAATTGGAAAATGAGGCAAGGGACGAAAAGCAAAAATTTCTACAAGCTTTAAATAGTCTTATCAGTGCTGCTGAAGATTGGAAAAGCAAGTATCTGTTGACAGCATCACAATCAGGAAAAGTGTCATTCGCTGGGATCATACAACAGAATCAAGTATTGCATGCGAGCCAAGAAGTGTTCTACATAAATCCAGGAAATGCTGATTATTTCGGAGAAATGTATGTACCGCATGACAACATAGGGAAGATCAAAGTAGAGCAAACCGTCTTAATAAGATTGAAAGGTTATCCATTCGAAGAATACGGGCAACTAGTGGGGAAAATTAGCACTATTAGTGATGTTCCTTACAAGGATAGTATATTCCTGTCCAAGGTCCAACTGATCAATTCCAACGTTAGTGATTCCCATAAGCCGATATCTTTAAAGCAAGGAATGCTTGCTGACGCTCAGATCATCACTGAGAAAGCCTCCGTCTTTCAACGAATCTATCGCAACATACTCCGGGTCACTCAAGATCAATGA
- a CDS encoding glycosyltransferase family 2 protein has product MNLRPPHSLAWVAGKQSNLSRLYDMIEEHLRISICIVCMNRLHHLKQTLAQNIADNKDYPNLEFVILDYNSKDGLSEWLITEFNDLIEVGVIRYYRTSEPQTWNPSHSKNLAFKLATGEILCNMWADYFTGPCFASYTNSLFKDKVSIVLTPIDFYKTKKGFRPPGDVLGKVCVKKNHFLQVGGFDERINKHGFEDYDFVNRLEMAGLKRVILDDPKFLKYIPHSDHERYMLPTKSINNVLVSYINPWESSIIILYKNGVFKEGTLIENSLFMANLYKYAYEERVFHFKNSLKEIDWAVGNWTSTADRIALCYNDGSKRYLQQMEGQRTAYYRSTDTQTQIYQELRNKKALLMLWDFLHFYDTRNIMEKNLKGRKMKVNETGFGKGTIYMDFGYKCISI; this is encoded by the coding sequence ATGAACCTCCGACCACCGCATTCACTCGCCTGGGTCGCCGGAAAACAAAGTAATCTAAGTCGACTTTACGATATGATTGAAGAGCACCTTAGAATATCGATTTGTATAGTTTGCATGAATCGCTTGCATCATCTTAAGCAGACGCTTGCGCAAAACATTGCGGATAACAAGGATTATCCCAACTTAGAATTTGTTATTTTAGATTACAATTCAAAAGACGGTCTAAGCGAATGGCTAATTACAGAGTTCAATGATCTAATTGAGGTGGGGGTGATCCGTTATTACAGAACATCGGAACCACAAACATGGAATCCTAGCCATTCAAAAAACTTGGCTTTTAAACTTGCTACTGGTGAAATACTTTGTAACATGTGGGCCGATTATTTTACCGGCCCGTGCTTCGCCTCTTACACCAATTCGTTATTTAAAGACAAGGTATCGATCGTTTTAACACCAATAGATTTTTATAAGACTAAAAAGGGGTTTCGTCCTCCTGGAGATGTATTGGGAAAGGTTTGCGTCAAAAAAAATCACTTTTTACAAGTTGGAGGGTTTGATGAGCGTATAAATAAACATGGGTTTGAAGATTACGACTTTGTCAATCGTTTAGAGATGGCAGGGCTAAAACGCGTGATACTCGACGATCCGAAATTTCTGAAATATATTCCGCATAGCGATCACGAGAGGTACATGCTGCCCACCAAGTCCATTAATAATGTTTTAGTTAGTTATATAAATCCGTGGGAGTCCTCTATCATTATTTTGTACAAAAATGGTGTGTTCAAGGAAGGAACTCTTATTGAAAATTCACTTTTTATGGCTAATTTATATAAATATGCCTACGAGGAAAGAGTTTTTCATTTTAAGAATTCACTTAAGGAAATAGATTGGGCCGTAGGTAATTGGACCAGTACTGCCGATCGTATTGCGCTTTGTTATAATGATGGATCGAAACGATACTTGCAGCAAATGGAGGGTCAAAGAACCGCGTACTACCGAAGTACAGATACCCAGACTCAAATTTACCAGGAGTTGAGAAATAAAAAAGCTTTGTTGATGCTATGGGATTTTCTTCACTTCTATGATACTCGAAATATCATGGAAAAAAATCTAAAAGGTCGGAAAATGAAGGTTAACGAAACTGGGTTTGGGAAAGGTACCATTTACATGGACTTTGGATATAAGTGCATCTCAATATGA
- a CDS encoding vitamin K epoxide reductase family protein, translating into MAHTFTTDLKSIAQNYLELINTKVTRSTIGQAIEENPFFPSLYSLSHTFSKFNIPNTAFQIPTTEFDDYEIHLPFVAFVKFIDYGEDFILITDVSDDTITYLDSNKKKATTEKDKFLNRYKGPLKSGEFFFRDILWYAEPNVLSGDPEYNTAKDKERGSTYQKYLLGLSGVVIFLSFIFLNLSNGHVISFLTLLILKTIGVAAAGLLLLYEINKNHAFVRNICSVNRKTDCDAVLSSQASKIFGISWGEIGFFYFAASTLGLLFPTVSWQTKLIWLSIANGCASPYIIFSIYYQWRVLKQWCVLCLTVQCVLAAELIWCIFHVWSTPLSIFPQDQSALIPAVACILLPIAGWFTLKPYLIKANDYHFYKNAYKRLQYNPDIFDSMLKQQIEAPDGWQSLGIDIGDPTAENTIIKICNPYCNPCDQAHPVLEEIIAHNDNVKLKVIFITRNSEFDKGLPVVKHLLSIASESSKEFVQGALDDWYLNVNKDYNKFKVKYSQYNNFEEQGYKVDAMRKWCDDANVTHTPTIYFNGYLLPENYSIHELKNIL; encoded by the coding sequence ATGGCCCATACCTTCACAACAGATCTTAAATCAATTGCTCAAAACTATCTTGAATTAATCAACACCAAGGTCACCAGATCAACTATTGGCCAAGCAATCGAAGAAAATCCCTTTTTTCCTAGCTTATATTCTTTGAGTCATACTTTTAGTAAGTTCAATATCCCGAATACAGCCTTTCAGATCCCAACCACCGAATTCGACGATTACGAGATACATCTTCCATTTGTAGCGTTTGTTAAATTCATTGACTACGGTGAAGATTTTATTTTGATCACTGATGTCAGTGATGACACAATTACATATCTTGATAGTAATAAAAAGAAAGCAACCACAGAAAAAGATAAGTTTTTAAATCGGTATAAAGGACCTTTAAAGAGTGGTGAGTTTTTTTTCCGAGACATTCTCTGGTACGCAGAGCCAAACGTTCTAAGTGGTGACCCTGAATACAATACCGCTAAAGACAAGGAAAGGGGCTCAACTTATCAAAAGTACCTTTTGGGTTTAAGTGGGGTGGTCATATTCTTATCATTCATATTTCTTAATTTGTCAAATGGACACGTTATTTCGTTCCTAACATTATTAATACTGAAAACCATTGGTGTAGCCGCTGCAGGACTACTGTTATTATATGAGATCAATAAAAATCATGCTTTCGTTAGGAATATATGCTCTGTGAACCGCAAAACTGACTGTGACGCCGTTCTTAGCAGTCAAGCCTCAAAAATATTTGGGATCAGTTGGGGGGAGATCGGCTTTTTTTATTTCGCCGCTTCTACTCTCGGATTATTATTTCCAACCGTGTCGTGGCAAACAAAACTCATATGGCTTTCAATAGCTAATGGCTGTGCATCTCCATATATTATTTTCAGCATATATTATCAATGGAGAGTTCTGAAACAGTGGTGTGTTCTTTGTCTCACTGTGCAGTGCGTTCTGGCTGCTGAGCTAATTTGGTGTATTTTCCATGTTTGGAGTACTCCTCTTTCAATTTTTCCACAGGACCAATCAGCTCTAATCCCAGCTGTAGCCTGTATTTTGCTACCGATCGCGGGCTGGTTTACCTTAAAACCTTATCTAATAAAAGCAAATGATTACCACTTTTATAAAAATGCATATAAAAGATTGCAGTATAATCCAGACATCTTTGATAGTATGCTCAAGCAGCAAATCGAGGCACCCGACGGCTGGCAATCTTTGGGGATCGATATCGGAGATCCAACCGCGGAGAATACAATAATAAAAATTTGCAATCCTTATTGTAATCCTTGTGATCAAGCACATCCGGTCCTAGAAGAAATCATTGCTCACAATGATAATGTAAAACTCAAGGTTATCTTCATCACTAGGAATAGTGAGTTCGATAAAGGGCTTCCTGTAGTAAAACATTTATTATCGATAGCGTCGGAAAGCAGCAAAGAATTTGTTCAAGGTGCGTTGGATGATTGGTATCTTAATGTAAATAAGGATTATAACAAGTTCAAAGTAAAATATTCCCAATACAACAATTTTGAAGAACAAGGTTACAAAGTGGATGCTATGAGGAAATGGTGTGATGATGCAAATGTCACCCATACGCCCACCATATATTTTAATGGGTATCTTCTTCCTGAAAATTATAGCATTCATGAATTAAAGAATATTTTATAA
- a CDS encoding TolC family protein, with amino-acid sequence MFRRTFIYFAVFILGCHPICSGQVKLTLAQAIDSTLTRNLQIKKAQLDATLSIENIKQSKNNLLPILTASPQASANWGRTLDVSTYNYLTQRVLLMNGNLSTQLILFQGGILRNQIIQNKLLFQIDQSNIAKLRYDLTISTVMAYVQILTDQDLLDAAQQQIKIAKENVAKVQLGLTAGNKSVVDVSQAQAQQAGAEYSAATIQNQLEIDWSTLKQLVQMPDMAIELHRPDLNKVSISDGYVDTVGLIEMARLTNPDIRLASLQTKAAYHAITIAKGALYPTISIFGSIGTSYSNARTLITPPQQVGFDTVGVVGGTNQPVLSPALRSTSKKYAFFDQLADNIYQSAGFSLQIPIFNHSTARVNIRKAKIMYNSALINQQVAVDNMTRVLRLALSDLHTAQKRLEVAQKGFEAAKKLNALSEKRYQAGLLNALDFNIAITTYNRSEFDLIDAKYNLLFKRQVIDFYLGKPMTESGL; translated from the coding sequence ATGTTTCGTCGAACTTTCATCTATTTTGCTGTATTTATATTGGGTTGCCACCCGATCTGCTCCGGACAAGTAAAACTTACATTGGCCCAGGCGATAGATTCTACATTAACAAGGAATTTACAGATCAAGAAGGCACAACTTGATGCCACTTTATCAATAGAGAACATTAAACAGTCCAAAAACAACCTTCTGCCAATTCTAACAGCCAGTCCTCAAGCATCAGCTAATTGGGGACGCACGCTTGATGTTTCTACATACAACTATCTGACTCAAAGGGTGTTGTTGATGAACGGAAATTTAAGTACACAACTTATATTGTTTCAAGGTGGGATATTAAGGAATCAAATTATCCAAAACAAGCTACTATTTCAGATAGATCAAAGTAATATAGCCAAACTAAGGTATGACCTAACGATATCTACGGTGATGGCCTATGTACAGATATTAACCGATCAAGATTTACTTGATGCAGCTCAGCAACAGATAAAAATCGCTAAGGAAAACGTTGCGAAGGTTCAGTTGGGACTAACTGCTGGTAATAAATCCGTAGTCGATGTATCTCAAGCTCAAGCACAACAGGCTGGCGCAGAATATAGTGCAGCTACGATACAGAATCAGTTAGAAATAGATTGGTCTACATTGAAACAATTGGTACAAATGCCCGATATGGCTATCGAGCTACATAGGCCAGATCTTAACAAAGTATCGATCAGTGACGGGTATGTTGATACCGTGGGATTAATTGAGATGGCTCGATTGACAAATCCTGATATTCGACTTGCCAGTCTACAGACGAAGGCGGCTTACCACGCGATAACCATTGCTAAAGGGGCGTTATACCCAACAATTTCGATTTTTGGTTCTATAGGAACAAGCTACTCCAACGCGAGAACCTTGATTACGCCACCTCAGCAAGTTGGATTTGATACGGTAGGTGTTGTCGGAGGCACAAATCAGCCTGTGCTATCGCCTGCTTTACGTTCAACATCAAAAAAATATGCTTTTTTTGATCAATTAGCTGATAACATCTATCAATCCGCAGGTTTCAGTCTTCAAATACCCATTTTTAATCATTCGACCGCCCGGGTGAATATACGTAAAGCAAAAATCATGTATAATTCAGCACTTATTAATCAGCAGGTCGCCGTCGACAACATGACCCGGGTTCTAAGGCTCGCACTCTCCGACCTGCATACAGCTCAGAAGCGATTAGAAGTGGCTCAGAAAGGTTTTGAAGCGGCTAAAAAACTAAATGCCCTAAGTGAAAAACGCTATCAGGCTGGGCTGCTTAATGCACTTGATTTTAACATCGCGATCACGACTTATAATCGATCGGAATTCGATTTGATCGACGCAAAATACAACCTGCTTTTCAAAAGGCAGGTGATCGATTTCTATTTAGGTAAGCCGATGACCGAAAGTGGATTATAA
- a CDS encoding S41 family peptidase, which yields MKRLYTFIFLCFVVTAAYAQISDPGFEAVSDTLSTQPLFWEGTAEKGYTMKVATDEHRTGNRSLQIQGTESLQGRQSIYQATTIKMDTLKQILLTCYVKTKDVSSSVQLFCQVWDSRNRIISTRTSQMQDSGLSGTNDWKQLTLKFLADTNARRVKLGAYLMGNGTVWLDDFALQELPNASGEASKDLIKFAGEITSLVRKRSIYADSVNWQAVDMGIKTLAASGLTMEESPLILDFIISRLRLAGDKHSNYKTKTSAQSYAIRNNVILQPEGKLLKGDIGYIAVPGFGSVSDTASVNFAKRIQDLIMDTDTQQEIKGWVVDMRQNGGGNMAPMIAGLGPLIGEGTVGYFVYPDSKDRTRNVWTYNKGSFDVDGRKQVSVKRPYTLRKQDSKIAVLIGPNTGSSGEMATLSFVGRPDTKLFGEPTAGYMTTNQSIKLSTGAYLYLATGYAADRNKKSYLTDIKPDLKVATEKDKEKDKALDEAMAWLTN from the coding sequence ATGAAGCGACTCTATACCTTTATATTTCTATGCTTCGTTGTTACCGCAGCCTATGCTCAAATCTCTGATCCTGGCTTTGAAGCAGTTTCGGATACGCTAAGTACTCAGCCTCTATTCTGGGAAGGTACTGCCGAAAAGGGGTACACCATGAAGGTCGCCACTGACGAACATAGAACAGGCAACAGATCTTTGCAAATTCAAGGAACCGAAAGCTTGCAAGGCAGGCAGTCCATTTATCAAGCCACCACTATTAAGATGGACACTTTGAAGCAGATCTTGCTGACCTGTTACGTTAAGACTAAAGACGTAAGTAGCAGTGTTCAGCTTTTTTGCCAAGTTTGGGATAGTAGAAATAGGATAATCAGTACCAGAACCTCACAGATGCAGGATTCCGGCTTGAGCGGGACCAATGATTGGAAGCAACTGACCCTTAAATTTCTTGCCGATACTAACGCCAGAAGAGTAAAATTGGGCGCTTATTTGATGGGAAATGGTACGGTTTGGCTGGACGATTTTGCCTTACAAGAACTGCCCAATGCAAGTGGTGAGGCATCCAAAGATCTGATCAAATTTGCTGGAGAGATCACTAGCCTCGTGAGAAAACGATCAATTTATGCCGATTCAGTGAACTGGCAGGCTGTCGATATGGGTATTAAAACACTCGCAGCAAGTGGTCTTACAATGGAAGAAAGCCCGCTTATTCTGGACTTTATCATTTCAAGGCTCCGCTTAGCAGGTGACAAGCATTCCAACTACAAAACCAAAACCAGTGCACAAAGTTATGCCATACGCAATAACGTTATACTGCAGCCCGAAGGTAAGTTGCTTAAAGGAGATATTGGTTACATTGCTGTTCCTGGCTTTGGGTCTGTCAGTGATACAGCTAGTGTGAACTTCGCCAAACGTATACAAGATCTGATCATGGACACTGATACCCAACAGGAGATCAAAGGCTGGGTGGTCGACATGCGGCAGAACGGTGGTGGCAATATGGCCCCAATGATCGCAGGTTTAGGGCCACTGATAGGCGAGGGCACAGTAGGTTATTTTGTATATCCTGACAGCAAAGACCGCACAAGAAATGTTTGGACATATAATAAGGGAAGTTTCGATGTTGACGGACGCAAACAGGTCTCTGTTAAAAGGCCATACACTTTACGAAAACAGGATAGTAAGATCGCAGTATTGATAGGGCCCAACACAGGTAGCAGCGGTGAAATGGCCACCCTAAGTTTTGTAGGCAGACCCGATACTAAACTATTCGGTGAACCAACAGCAGGCTACATGACCACCAACCAGAGTATTAAGCTTTCAACGGGTGCTTACCTTTATTTGGCAACTGGCTACGCAGCTGATCGTAACAAGAAAAGCTATTTAACTGACATAAAGCCTGACTTAAAGGTTGCTACGGAAAAGGATAAAGAGAAAGATAAAGCACTTGACGAAGCTATGGCCTGGCTAACGAACTAA
- a CDS encoding glycosyltransferase family 4 protein has protein sequence MNILLVNHKNPSSISSFSGTSFFMSRHINQLFENVTELDIIEYSDITRSSPMGSLKKSLLSYNRQLTAYLQRNTVNHDWIICQGGNAVVPYYTHEVPIVYWHDSTWHTYLQAYLTRQKFQDFKHNYPRFYLWDKRALERSDVIVFSSEFIADACIKNYKIPASKIEIVPFGANLLSAPDFEQVLRAIESKLQSEQLNLTFLGKDWERKGLRTAVLLTEKLNRIGIKASLNILGCDPRSSFIRRCPYVKMLGIIDKNREEDVYFLSQTLLNSHFLIHPAVAEPFGIALCEANAHGVPILSIAREGPQTIVREGQNGHLFAANSFLKKAMDTICMYKRDNDIYSKLCSSSWNEYTQRLNWMTNTLKLKEILLNRS, from the coding sequence ATGAATATCTTATTGGTAAATCATAAGAATCCTTCGTCGATAAGCTCATTCTCCGGAACTTCTTTCTTCATGTCCCGTCACATCAACCAGTTATTTGAAAATGTCACTGAATTAGATATTATTGAATATAGCGATATCACACGTAGTTCGCCTATGGGTAGTCTAAAAAAGTCGCTTTTATCTTATAATAGGCAATTGACAGCGTATTTACAGCGTAATACTGTTAATCATGATTGGATAATTTGCCAAGGTGGCAATGCGGTCGTTCCCTACTATACTCACGAGGTGCCGATCGTTTATTGGCACGATAGTACATGGCATACTTATCTTCAAGCATATCTGACCCGACAAAAATTCCAAGATTTTAAACATAATTATCCAAGGTTTTACTTGTGGGATAAACGAGCTCTTGAACGTTCAGATGTGATCGTCTTTTCTTCAGAATTCATTGCTGATGCTTGCATAAAAAACTATAAGATACCGGCAAGTAAAATTGAGATCGTGCCTTTCGGCGCAAATTTACTTTCAGCACCAGATTTTGAACAAGTATTACGAGCTATTGAGTCTAAACTTCAATCGGAACAACTTAATTTGACCTTTTTAGGGAAGGACTGGGAGCGTAAAGGCTTGCGAACGGCCGTCTTACTGACGGAAAAGCTGAATCGAATAGGCATTAAAGCATCCCTTAATATCCTTGGCTGTGATCCGAGGTCCAGTTTTATCAGGAGATGTCCATATGTTAAGATGCTTGGGATCATTGATAAAAACAGAGAAGAGGATGTATATTTTTTGAGTCAAACACTTTTGAATTCACATTTTTTGATCCATCCTGCAGTAGCGGAGCCATTTGGCATTGCATTATGTGAAGCTAATGCGCATGGGGTCCCAATTCTAAGCATTGCCAGAGAGGGTCCGCAGACTATAGTAAGAGAAGGTCAAAATGGACATCTATTTGCTGCGAATTCGTTTTTAAAAAAGGCGATGGACACTATATGCATGTATAAAAGGGATAATGACATTTATAGCAAACTTTGTTCATCATCTTGGAATGAGTATACACAAAGATTGAACTGGATGACCAATACATTAAAATTAAAGGAAATCCTTTTAAACAGATCTTAA